From Cellulosimicrobium sp. ES-005, one genomic window encodes:
- a CDS encoding trypsin-like peptidase domain-containing protein yields MTDPQTGPQPGRQTGTEHPGAPDAARNPFAPPSAYRSVPPVPPSAPVGPGPVPPPPGAAVPPPSGPPPVPAPDVAQPVAQDPADPWQTLRSFGEPEPPSAPTRPGGSVDPTLVGVPRGPASPSPGRGLRPAVVAGVTVLALVAGALGGVAADRLLGQDTPGAYSSALPPASVEPGADRPAGSVADIAATVLPSVVSLQVRGSDGVATGSGFVLREDGYILTNNHVVAGAADGGDVVVLFSDGHESPAELVGRTVDYDLAVVKVDDSGLTPLALGDSDAVVVGDPVVAVGAPLGLNGTVTTGIISALNRPVQAGAAAETAFINAIQTDAAINPGNSGGPLVNGRGEVVGINSAIAQPPGSASATGSIGLGFAIPSNQARRTAEQLIADGVATYPVIGVLLDQRYQGEGVQVSTDSQSGTPAVTPDGPADAAGIRPGDVILSIDGRPVTESDELIVAIRAKAPGDAVTLRVRTGDQERDVRVVLDEATSE; encoded by the coding sequence ATGACCGACCCCCAGACCGGCCCTCAGCCCGGCCGTCAGACCGGCACCGAGCACCCCGGGGCGCCCGACGCCGCACGGAACCCGTTCGCGCCGCCGTCCGCGTACCGCAGCGTGCCGCCCGTCCCGCCGTCCGCGCCGGTCGGCCCCGGTCCGGTCCCGCCCCCGCCGGGCGCGGCCGTCCCGCCCCCGAGCGGGCCCCCGCCGGTCCCTGCTCCGGACGTCGCGCAGCCCGTCGCGCAGGATCCCGCGGACCCGTGGCAGACCCTGCGCTCGTTCGGCGAGCCCGAGCCGCCGTCGGCGCCGACGCGACCCGGCGGCTCGGTGGACCCGACGCTCGTCGGTGTGCCGCGGGGTCCCGCGTCGCCGTCGCCGGGGCGCGGGCTGCGACCCGCCGTGGTGGCGGGCGTCACCGTGCTGGCGCTCGTCGCGGGAGCGCTCGGCGGCGTCGCGGCCGACCGGCTCCTCGGGCAGGACACGCCCGGGGCGTACTCGTCGGCCCTGCCGCCGGCGAGCGTCGAGCCGGGCGCCGACCGCCCTGCGGGCTCGGTGGCGGACATCGCGGCCACGGTGCTGCCGAGCGTCGTCTCGCTCCAGGTCCGCGGGTCCGACGGCGTCGCCACGGGGTCCGGCTTCGTCCTCCGCGAGGACGGGTACATCCTCACGAACAACCACGTGGTCGCGGGGGCCGCCGACGGCGGGGACGTCGTCGTGCTGTTCTCGGACGGGCACGAGAGCCCGGCCGAGCTGGTCGGCCGGACCGTCGACTACGACCTGGCCGTCGTGAAGGTCGACGACTCAGGCCTGACACCGCTCGCGCTCGGCGACTCCGACGCCGTCGTCGTCGGGGACCCCGTGGTCGCGGTCGGTGCTCCGCTCGGTCTCAACGGGACCGTCACCACGGGCATCATCAGCGCGCTCAACCGCCCGGTCCAGGCCGGTGCCGCGGCCGAGACGGCGTTCATCAACGCGATCCAGACCGACGCGGCGATCAACCCCGGCAACTCCGGGGGTCCGCTCGTCAACGGACGCGGCGAGGTCGTGGGCATCAACTCCGCCATCGCGCAGCCGCCGGGCAGCGCCTCGGCGACGGGGAGCATCGGTCTCGGCTTCGCCATCCCGTCCAACCAGGCGCGCCGGACCGCGGAGCAGCTCATCGCCGACGGCGTCGCGACCTACCCCGTGATCGGCGTGCTGCTCGACCAGCGGTACCAGGGCGAGGGCGTCCAGGTGTCGACCGACTCGCAGTCCGGGACGCCCGCGGTCACGCCCGACGGCCCGGCCGACGCCGCCGGGATCCGGCCCGGAGACGTGATCCTCTCGATCGACGGCCGGCCCGTCACCGAGTCGGACGAGCTCATCGTCGCGATCCGGGCGAAGGCCCCGGGAGACGCCGTGACGCTGCGGGTCCGCACGGGGGACCAGGAGCGCGACGTCCGCGTCGTCCTCGACGAGGCCACGAGCGAGTAG
- a CDS encoding twin-arginine translocase TatA/TatE family subunit, whose translation MFGINGAEFIVLLVVAVVVIGPERLPRYAEQLGSFVRSARGYLRDAKARVDAEIGDEIADVDWSKLDPRQYDPRRIVREALLDDEPVRERVAPPPPPAPSAVPPGSPAPFDDEAT comes from the coding sequence GTGTTCGGGATCAACGGAGCCGAGTTCATCGTGCTCCTCGTCGTGGCGGTCGTCGTCATCGGTCCTGAGCGTCTGCCGCGCTACGCGGAACAGCTCGGGTCGTTCGTCCGCTCGGCCCGAGGGTACCTGCGGGACGCCAAGGCCCGCGTGGACGCCGAGATCGGGGACGAGATCGCGGACGTCGACTGGTCGAAGCTCGACCCCCGCCAGTACGACCCGCGCCGGATCGTGCGCGAGGCGCTCCTCGACGACGAGCCCGTGCGCGAGCGGGTTGCGCCGCCCCCGCCACCTGCCCCCTCGGCGGTGCCGCCGGGCAGCCCCGCACCGTTCGACGACGAGGCCACCTGA
- the trpS gene encoding tryptophan--tRNA ligase — MSIEATHTGPAPVPETAQATGNPTSTQPRILSGMQPTEDSLQLGNYIGALRQWVALQDSYDALYCVVDLHALTVNPDPERLRERTRRTAAQYLAGGVDPERSALFVQSHVPQHAELSWVLSCQTGFGEAGRMTQFKDKSAKQGADGTTVGLFTYPVLMAADILLYDAALVPVGEDQRQHLELTRDLAERLNARFGDGTAVVPEAHIVRSVAKIYDLQEPTAKMSKSSSNGKGVIWLLDDPKVAAKRIRSAATDSDSEIRYDPVAKPGVSNLLTIYSALTGRDVEAIAAEYDGQGYGRLKVDLADVVVDFLVPFQERANTYLADPAELDAVLARGAQKAREIAAGTLARIYDRVGLLPVGGPTA, encoded by the coding sequence ATGTCCATCGAGGCGACGCACACCGGTCCGGCACCGGTCCCGGAGACCGCGCAGGCGACCGGGAACCCGACCAGCACCCAGCCCCGGATCCTCTCCGGCATGCAGCCCACGGAGGACTCGCTGCAGCTCGGGAACTACATCGGCGCCCTGCGCCAGTGGGTCGCCCTCCAGGACTCCTACGACGCGCTGTATTGCGTCGTCGACCTCCACGCCCTGACGGTCAACCCCGACCCTGAGCGCCTGCGCGAGCGGACGCGTCGCACGGCGGCGCAGTACCTCGCCGGCGGCGTCGACCCGGAGCGGTCCGCGCTCTTCGTGCAGTCGCACGTGCCGCAGCACGCGGAGCTCTCCTGGGTCCTGTCCTGCCAGACGGGCTTCGGCGAGGCCGGCCGCATGACCCAGTTCAAGGACAAGTCCGCGAAGCAGGGCGCCGACGGCACGACCGTGGGGCTCTTCACCTACCCCGTCCTCATGGCGGCCGACATCCTGCTCTACGACGCCGCCCTCGTGCCGGTCGGGGAGGACCAGCGCCAGCACCTCGAGCTCACCCGTGACCTCGCCGAGCGGCTCAACGCCCGCTTCGGCGACGGGACGGCCGTCGTGCCGGAGGCACACATCGTCCGCTCGGTGGCCAAGATCTACGACCTCCAGGAACCGACGGCGAAGATGAGCAAGTCCTCGTCGAACGGCAAGGGCGTCATCTGGCTCCTCGACGACCCGAAGGTCGCCGCGAAGCGGATCCGGTCCGCCGCGACGGACTCGGACTCCGAGATCCGGTACGACCCGGTCGCCAAGCCCGGCGTGTCCAACCTCCTCACCATCTACTCCGCCCTCACCGGTCGCGACGTCGAGGCGATCGCCGCCGAGTACGACGGCCAGGGGTACGGACGGCTCAAGGTCGACCTCGCCGACGTCGTGGTCGACTTCCTCGTGCCGTTCCAGGAGCGGGCCAACACCTACCTCGCGGACCCCGCCGAGCTCGACGCGGTGCTCGCACGCGGTGCCCAGAAGGCGCGCGAGATCGCTGCCGGGACGCTCGCGCGCATCTACGACCGCGTCGGCCTCCTGCCCGTCGGGGGGCCGACCGCGTGA
- a CDS encoding 2'-5' RNA ligase family protein yields the protein MNLPERGPDQVRIGIAIEVPEPFATQLQDARARFGDPLARSIPPHVTLLGPTVLDPAELDAARAHLAAVASTAAPFQVHLRGSATFRPISPVVFIQVVEGIAECEHLESAIRTGPLAQELRFNYHPHVTVAHEVPDAALDAAFEEMATYEARFEVAGFSLYEHGDDGVWRPGQVFPLTADAGTAPSS from the coding sequence GTGAACCTCCCGGAGCGTGGGCCGGACCAGGTACGGATCGGCATCGCGATCGAGGTGCCCGAGCCCTTCGCGACGCAGCTCCAGGACGCGCGCGCACGGTTCGGCGACCCGCTCGCACGGTCGATCCCGCCGCACGTCACGCTCCTCGGGCCCACCGTGCTCGACCCGGCCGAGCTCGACGCGGCGCGCGCCCACCTCGCCGCCGTCGCCTCGACCGCGGCGCCGTTCCAGGTCCACCTGCGCGGCAGCGCGACGTTCCGGCCGATCTCGCCGGTCGTGTTCATCCAGGTGGTCGAGGGCATCGCCGAGTGCGAGCACCTCGAGAGCGCCATCCGCACCGGTCCGCTCGCCCAGGAGCTCCGGTTCAACTACCACCCGCACGTGACCGTCGCGCACGAGGTCCCGGACGCCGCGCTCGACGCCGCGTTCGAGGAGATGGCCACCTACGAGGCGCGGTTCGAGGTCGCCGGGTTCTCCCTCTACGAGCACGGCGACGACGGCGTGTGGCGCCCCGGACAGGTCTTCCCGCTCACCGCGGATGCCGGGACCGCGCCCTCCTCGTAG
- a CDS encoding YihY/virulence factor BrkB family protein encodes MTPPPSAAPSAVRRTRERVEALVEWWKDSRPGRATYRYLYARGALLCGGIAYSALFSLFAALTIGYTVFMQVLGGSQELMDAVFGEINELVPGLIAVDGEKGVIDPDDLLLPPGLSVTSIVAGVVLLFSVVSFMYHLRGAVRTMFGVSDIGQSPVLARARALLGFFLLALSMLVSAVASIAVSSIGYQLLEALGLSGGPAILVTGAGLVVSILLDALVVVVVVTLLAGVHVRRRDLLVGSLTAAVAFGVLRYLGSSFVAGSASRNALLASFAVLVTLLILVNFTARILLAVCAWMANPPRPPDPEPDGPRHAREGRPELPVVDGTPTTDARHARVARHAASADVGGSVVAVSTEERLRAGQGSGRPWSPIVRGVRRARLPRGA; translated from the coding sequence GTGACGCCGCCTCCCTCCGCCGCTCCCAGCGCCGTCCGGCGCACGAGGGAACGCGTGGAGGCGCTCGTCGAGTGGTGGAAGGACAGCCGTCCCGGGCGCGCGACCTACCGCTACCTGTACGCACGCGGTGCCCTGCTGTGCGGCGGCATCGCCTACTCGGCCCTGTTCTCCCTCTTCGCCGCGCTGACCATCGGCTACACCGTCTTCATGCAGGTCCTCGGCGGGAGCCAGGAGCTCATGGACGCCGTGTTCGGCGAGATCAACGAGCTCGTCCCCGGCCTCATCGCGGTCGACGGGGAGAAAGGCGTGATCGACCCGGACGACCTCCTCCTCCCGCCCGGCCTCAGCGTCACGAGCATCGTCGCCGGGGTCGTGCTGCTCTTCTCGGTCGTCTCCTTCATGTACCACCTGCGCGGCGCCGTCCGGACGATGTTCGGCGTCAGCGACATCGGGCAGAGCCCCGTCCTCGCGCGGGCACGCGCCCTCCTCGGCTTCTTCCTCCTGGCGCTGAGCATGCTCGTCTCCGCCGTCGCGAGCATCGCCGTCTCCTCGATCGGCTACCAGCTCCTGGAGGCGCTCGGGCTCTCCGGAGGGCCCGCGATCCTCGTCACCGGCGCCGGGCTCGTGGTGAGCATCCTGCTCGACGCGCTCGTCGTCGTCGTGGTGGTCACGCTGCTGGCCGGCGTCCACGTGCGCCGCCGCGACCTCCTCGTCGGGTCGCTCACCGCCGCCGTCGCGTTCGGCGTCCTGCGCTACCTCGGGTCGTCGTTCGTCGCGGGCAGCGCCAGCAGGAACGCGCTCCTCGCGTCGTTCGCCGTCCTCGTGACGCTCCTCATCCTCGTCAACTTCACCGCGCGCATCCTCCTCGCGGTGTGCGCCTGGATGGCGAACCCGCCCCGCCCGCCCGACCCGGAGCCCGACGGCCCCCGGCACGCCCGCGAGGGTCGCCCGGAGCTCCCGGTCGTCGACGGCACCCCCACGACCGACGCCCGGCACGCGCGCGTCGCCCGGCACGCGGCGTCCGCGGACGTCGGAGGCTCCGTCGTGGCCGTGTCGACGGAGGAGCGTCTCCGCGCCGGGCAAGGGTCCGGCCGACCCTGGAGCCCGATCGTCCGCGGCGTGCGCCGCGCTCGCCTCCCGCGCGGCGCGTAG
- a CDS encoding succinate dehydrogenase iron-sulfur subunit: MTATLESPAAEAKAGEIPSFEVTLRVRRYSPESEHGEEAYWDEFTVLAHGTDRVLDALHKIKWEHDGSLTFRRSCAHGVCGSDAMRINGRNRLACKTLLKDVNPDKPITVEPIKGLSVVKDLVVDMEPFFASYREIMPFLITSGNEPSKERLQSAEQRERFDDTTKCILCAACTSSCPVFWTDGQYFGPAAIVNAHRFIFDSRDEGATQRLEILNDKEGVWRCRTTFNCTEACPRGIEVTKAIQEVKRAMITRAF, translated from the coding sequence ATGACTGCCACACTCGAGAGCCCGGCCGCCGAGGCCAAGGCCGGAGAGATCCCCTCGTTCGAGGTCACGCTCCGCGTCCGCCGCTACTCCCCCGAGTCGGAGCACGGCGAGGAGGCGTACTGGGACGAGTTCACCGTCCTCGCGCACGGCACCGACCGCGTGCTCGACGCGCTCCACAAGATCAAGTGGGAGCACGACGGCTCGCTCACGTTCCGCCGCTCGTGCGCGCACGGCGTGTGCGGGTCCGACGCGATGCGCATCAACGGCCGCAACCGTCTCGCGTGCAAGACGCTGCTCAAGGACGTCAACCCCGACAAGCCCATCACGGTCGAGCCCATCAAGGGCCTGTCCGTGGTCAAGGACCTCGTCGTGGACATGGAGCCGTTCTTCGCGTCCTACCGCGAGATCATGCCGTTCCTCATCACGTCCGGGAACGAGCCCAGCAAGGAGCGCCTCCAGTCCGCGGAGCAGCGCGAGCGCTTCGACGACACCACCAAGTGCATCCTGTGCGCGGCGTGCACGTCGTCGTGCCCGGTGTTCTGGACCGACGGCCAGTACTTCGGCCCCGCCGCGATCGTCAACGCGCACCGGTTCATCTTCGACAGCCGCGACGAGGGCGCCACGCAGCGCCTCGAGATCCTCAACGACAAGGAGGGCGTGTGGCGCTGCCGCACGACCTTCAACTGCACCGAGGCCTGCCCCCGCGGCATCGAGGTCACGAAGGCGATCCAGGAGGTCAAGCGCGCGATGATCACGCGCGCCTTCTGA
- the sdhA gene encoding succinate dehydrogenase flavoprotein subunit yields MQTHQYDVVIVGAGGAGMRAALESSGKVRTAVISKLYPTRSHTGAAQGGMCAALANVEEDNWEWHTFDTVKGGDYLVDQDAAEIMAKEAIDAVLDLERMGLPFNRTPEGRIDQRRFGGHTRNHGEAAVRRSCYAADRTGHMILQTLYQQCVKQDVEFFNEFYVLDLITDHDLSTGEIPDGETVTATGVVAYDLATGEIHVFQAKAIIFATGGAGKIFKTTSNAHTLTGDGMALAYRRGLPLEDMEFFQFHPTGLAGLGILLSEAARGEGGILRNADGERFMERYAPTIKDLAPRDIVARSMANEVREGRGAGPNKDYVLLDLTHLEPAHIDAKLPDITEFARTYLGIEPYTEPVPVYPTAHYAMGGIPTNVEAEVLRDSHNVVKGLYAAGEVACVSVHGSNRLGTNSLLDINVFGKRAGRTAAAYAATASYTELPENPAAAVIAQLEEMRNRPDGERVADVRKALQETMDANAQVFRTGESLNQALADIRDLQKRYKNVSVQDKGRLFNTDLLEAIELGFLLDIAEVTVVAAINRKESRGGHYREDYPDRDDANYMLHTMAYRRPTSASDVADGHVAGYFDHVEEFDGYKVALGSKPVTQTRYEPMERKY; encoded by the coding sequence ATGCAAACCCATCAGTACGACGTCGTCATCGTCGGCGCAGGCGGCGCCGGGATGCGCGCGGCGCTGGAGTCGTCCGGCAAGGTCCGCACGGCCGTCATCTCCAAGCTGTACCCCACGCGCTCGCACACGGGCGCCGCGCAGGGCGGCATGTGCGCCGCCCTCGCGAACGTGGAGGAGGACAACTGGGAGTGGCACACGTTCGACACGGTCAAGGGCGGCGACTACCTCGTCGACCAGGACGCCGCGGAGATCATGGCCAAGGAGGCCATCGACGCGGTCCTCGACCTCGAGCGCATGGGCCTGCCCTTCAACCGCACGCCCGAGGGCCGCATCGACCAGCGCCGGTTCGGCGGGCACACCCGCAACCACGGCGAGGCCGCGGTGCGCCGCTCCTGCTACGCCGCGGACCGCACCGGCCACATGATCCTCCAGACGCTCTACCAGCAGTGCGTCAAGCAGGACGTGGAGTTCTTCAACGAGTTCTACGTGCTCGACCTCATCACCGACCACGACCTCTCCACGGGCGAGATCCCCGACGGCGAGACGGTCACCGCGACCGGCGTCGTCGCCTACGACCTGGCGACCGGCGAGATCCACGTCTTCCAGGCGAAGGCGATCATCTTCGCCACCGGTGGCGCGGGCAAGATCTTCAAGACGACGTCCAACGCGCACACGCTCACGGGCGACGGCATGGCGCTGGCGTACCGTCGCGGCCTGCCGCTCGAGGACATGGAGTTCTTCCAGTTCCACCCGACCGGCCTGGCTGGCCTCGGCATCCTCCTGTCGGAGGCCGCCCGCGGCGAGGGCGGCATCCTGCGCAACGCGGACGGCGAACGCTTCATGGAGCGCTACGCCCCCACCATCAAGGACCTCGCGCCGCGCGACATCGTCGCCCGGTCCATGGCGAACGAGGTCCGCGAGGGCCGCGGCGCCGGGCCGAACAAGGACTACGTCCTGCTCGACCTCACGCACCTCGAGCCCGCGCACATCGACGCGAAGCTCCCCGACATCACCGAGTTCGCCCGCACGTACCTCGGCATCGAGCCCTACACCGAGCCCGTGCCCGTGTACCCGACGGCGCACTACGCGATGGGCGGCATCCCGACCAACGTCGAGGCCGAGGTCCTGCGCGACAGCCACAACGTCGTCAAGGGGCTCTACGCCGCCGGCGAGGTGGCGTGCGTGAGCGTCCACGGCTCGAACCGCCTCGGGACCAACTCGCTGCTCGACATCAACGTCTTCGGCAAGCGCGCGGGCCGCACCGCCGCCGCGTACGCCGCGACGGCCTCGTACACCGAGCTCCCGGAGAACCCCGCCGCGGCCGTGATCGCGCAGCTCGAGGAGATGCGCAACCGTCCCGACGGCGAGCGCGTCGCCGACGTCCGCAAGGCGCTCCAGGAGACCATGGACGCCAACGCCCAGGTGTTCCGCACCGGCGAGTCGCTCAACCAGGCCCTCGCGGACATCCGCGACCTGCAGAAGCGGTACAAGAACGTCTCGGTCCAGGACAAGGGTCGGCTGTTCAACACGGATCTGCTCGAGGCCATCGAGCTCGGGTTTCTCCTCGACATCGCCGAGGTCACCGTCGTCGCGGCGATCAACCGCAAGGAGTCGCGCGGCGGTCACTACCGCGAGGACTACCCCGACCGCGACGACGCCAACTACATGCTGCACACGATGGCGTACCGCCGTCCCACCTCGGCCAGCGACGTCGCCGACGGGCACGTCGCCGGCTACTTCGACCACGTCGAGGAGTTCGACGGCTACAAGGTCGCCCTGGGCTCCAAGCCCGTCACCCAGACCCGGTACGAGCCCATGGAGCGGAAGTACTGA
- a CDS encoding succinate dehydrogenase hydrophobic membrane anchor subunit — MSTTTTASAVASPRDPYKRRKATRSNYELYSWIFMRASGVVLIVLIFGHLFVNLMVGEGVHAIDFGFVAGKWASPFWQIWDLLMLWLAMFHGTNGVRTIINDYAERDGTRLVLKLALYLAFTIVTVLGTLVIFTFDPCPANAPAELLASFCTA, encoded by the coding sequence ATGTCGACCACGACCACGGCCTCGGCGGTCGCGAGCCCGCGCGACCCGTACAAGCGCCGCAAGGCCACGCGCAGCAACTACGAGCTGTACAGCTGGATCTTCATGCGCGCCTCCGGCGTCGTGCTGATCGTGCTGATCTTCGGTCACCTCTTCGTCAACCTCATGGTCGGCGAGGGCGTGCACGCGATCGACTTCGGCTTCGTCGCCGGCAAGTGGGCCTCGCCGTTCTGGCAGATCTGGGACCTGCTCATGCTGTGGCTGGCCATGTTCCACGGCACCAACGGCGTGCGCACGATCATCAACGACTACGCCGAGCGTGACGGCACTCGCCTCGTCCTCAAGCTCGCGCTGTACCTCGCGTTCACGATCGTCACGGTCCTCGGCACGCTCGTGATCTTCACGTTCGACCCGTGCCCCGCGAACGCTCCGGCCGAGCTGCTCGCGTCGTTCTGCACGGCCTGA
- the sdhC gene encoding succinate dehydrogenase, cytochrome b556 subunit has protein sequence MPSAPAGTLYRGREGMWSWVAHRVTGVLIFFFLLVHVLDTALVRVSPEAYNAVIGTYQTPIMGLGEAGLVAAIVFHAFNGIRIILIDFWAKGPRYQRTMLWIVVGLFVVTMAGFLPRHLMNVFGGGH, from the coding sequence GTGCCCAGTGCACCAGCTGGCACGCTCTACCGCGGCCGTGAAGGCATGTGGTCGTGGGTCGCGCATCGCGTGACCGGCGTGCTCATCTTCTTCTTCCTGCTCGTCCACGTGCTCGACACGGCGCTCGTCCGGGTGTCGCCCGAGGCCTACAACGCCGTCATCGGGACGTACCAGACGCCGATCATGGGCCTGGGCGAGGCGGGACTGGTCGCGGCCATCGTCTTCCACGCCTTCAACGGCATCCGCATCATCCTCATCGACTTCTGGGCCAAGGGCCCGCGGTACCAGCGCACCATGCTCTGGATCGTCGTCGGCCTCTTCGTCGTGACGATGGCGGGCTTCCTGCCGCGTCACCTCATGAACGTCTTCGGAGGGGGGCACTGA
- a CDS encoding mannose-1-phosphate guanylyltransferase, which translates to MASSSAGPIPGFHAVVPAGGAGTRLWPLSRAGSPKFLLDLTGSGRSLLQATVDRLVPLAGEQGVVLVTGDRHVAAARTQLPGLPAENVLAEPSPRDSMAAIGLAAAVLEARHGDVVVGSFAADQVITGRDSFESSVREAVEAARAGYVVTIGIAASRPSTAFGYVHSGAPLGVAGAPSAQHVRGFTEKPDSATAQRYLASGEYRWNAGMFIVRSSVLLGHLADQRPELHDGLRAIAAAWDGPDRDRVLAERWPALERIAIDHAVAEPVAAVGGVAVVPGTFGWDDVGDFNSLAALLPSVDGAGSKVLGDTGRVVRRESAGSVVVPASDRVVTVLGLDDVVVVDTPDALLVTTRARAQQVKSMVDTVRELGMDELL; encoded by the coding sequence ATGGCCTCCTCGTCCGCCGGGCCGATCCCCGGCTTCCACGCCGTCGTCCCGGCAGGAGGCGCGGGCACGCGGCTGTGGCCGCTCTCGCGCGCCGGCTCGCCCAAGTTCCTCCTCGACCTCACCGGCTCGGGCCGCTCGCTCCTGCAGGCGACGGTGGACCGGCTCGTCCCGCTCGCGGGAGAGCAGGGCGTCGTGCTCGTCACGGGGGACCGGCACGTCGCCGCCGCACGCACCCAGCTCCCCGGCCTGCCGGCCGAGAACGTGCTCGCGGAGCCGTCGCCCCGGGACTCGATGGCGGCCATCGGCCTCGCCGCGGCGGTGCTCGAGGCGCGGCACGGCGACGTCGTCGTCGGCTCGTTCGCCGCGGACCAGGTGATCACGGGGCGCGACTCCTTCGAGTCGTCGGTGCGCGAGGCGGTGGAGGCGGCCCGCGCGGGCTACGTGGTGACGATCGGCATCGCGGCGTCGCGGCCGTCGACGGCGTTCGGGTACGTCCACAGCGGCGCGCCGCTCGGCGTCGCGGGGGCGCCGAGCGCGCAGCACGTGCGCGGCTTCACGGAGAAGCCGGACTCCGCGACCGCGCAGCGCTACCTCGCGTCCGGCGAGTACCGGTGGAACGCCGGCATGTTCATCGTCCGGTCGTCGGTCCTCCTGGGGCACCTCGCGGACCAGCGCCCGGAGCTGCACGACGGCCTGCGCGCGATCGCCGCGGCGTGGGACGGCCCCGACCGCGACCGCGTGCTCGCGGAGCGCTGGCCCGCGCTCGAGCGGATCGCGATCGACCACGCGGTCGCCGAGCCCGTCGCGGCCGTGGGCGGCGTGGCCGTCGTCCCCGGCACGTTCGGCTGGGACGACGTGGGGGACTTCAACTCGCTCGCCGCGCTGCTGCCCTCGGTCGACGGTGCCGGCTCGAAGGTCCTCGGTGACACGGGCCGGGTCGTCCGTCGCGAGAGCGCAGGGTCCGTGGTCGTGCCGGCGAGCGACCGGGTCGTCACGGTGCTGGGCCTCGACGACGTCGTGGTCGTCGACACCCCCGACGCGCTGCTCGTCACCACGCGTGCACGGGCCCAGCAGGTGAAGTCGATGGTCGACACGGTGCGCGAGCTCGGGATGGACGAGCTCCTGTGA
- a CDS encoding amidohydrolase, with amino-acid sequence MTADVTLAARIAAAAARHVDEVVAIRRDLHAHPEVSRAETRTTALLADRLRAAGLEPRLLPGTGLVCDVGPQPGDGAATGSPVPGRVALRADIDALPLQDRCDLPWASTVPGVAHACGHDVHTAVVLGAGLVLADLHAQGELRRGVRLVFQPAEEVQPGGSLDVLAAGAMDGVDEIYAVHCDPKVDVGRIGTRIGPITSASDEVSVTIASPGGHTSRPHLTGDVVYALGQVITQVPAVLGRRLDPRSGVNLTWGAVHAGSAHNAIPSTGTVRGTLRCLDVRAWEFAGQVLHDAVEQVVAPYEVEVTVHHTRGVPPVENDERCTGLLEAAARDVLGPDSVLLTEQSLGGEDFAWYLTKVPGAMARLGTRTPGGRSYDIHQGDLQVDERAVDAGMRLLARVAAGQDG; translated from the coding sequence GTGACCGCCGACGTGACCCTCGCCGCCCGCATCGCCGCCGCCGCGGCCCGCCACGTGGACGAGGTCGTGGCGATCCGCCGCGATCTCCACGCCCACCCGGAGGTCTCGCGCGCCGAGACGCGGACGACGGCGCTGCTCGCCGACCGGTTGCGCGCCGCGGGGCTCGAGCCGCGGCTCCTGCCGGGCACGGGCCTCGTGTGCGACGTCGGCCCGCAGCCCGGGGACGGGGCGGCCACGGGGTCGCCCGTCCCGGGACGCGTCGCCCTGCGGGCCGACATCGACGCGCTGCCGCTCCAGGACAGGTGCGACCTCCCGTGGGCCTCGACGGTCCCGGGCGTCGCCCACGCCTGCGGCCACGACGTGCACACCGCGGTGGTGCTGGGTGCCGGCCTCGTCCTCGCCGACCTCCACGCGCAGGGCGAGCTGCGCCGCGGCGTGCGGCTCGTCTTCCAGCCCGCGGAGGAGGTCCAGCCCGGCGGGTCGCTCGACGTCCTCGCCGCGGGCGCGATGGACGGCGTCGACGAGATCTACGCGGTGCACTGCGACCCCAAGGTCGACGTGGGCCGCATCGGGACGCGCATCGGTCCGATCACGTCGGCGTCCGACGAGGTCTCCGTGACCATCGCCTCGCCCGGGGGACACACGTCGCGCCCGCACCTCACGGGTGACGTCGTCTACGCGCTGGGTCAGGTCATCACGCAGGTCCCCGCGGTGCTGGGCCGGCGGCTGGACCCGCGCTCGGGCGTGAACCTCACGTGGGGTGCCGTGCACGCGGGGTCGGCGCACAACGCGATCCCGAGCACCGGGACGGTGCGCGGCACGCTGCGCTGCCTCGACGTGCGCGCGTGGGAGTTCGCGGGTCAGGTGCTGCACGACGCGGTCGAGCAGGTCGTCGCGCCGTACGAGGTCGAGGTGACCGTGCACCACACGCGCGGCGTGCCGCCGGTGGAGAACGACGAGCGCTGCACGGGTCTGCTCGAGGCGGCCGCGCGCGACGTCCTCGGCCCCGACTCCGTGCTGCTCACGGAGCAGTCGCTCGGCGGGGAGGACTTCGCCTGGTACCTCACGAAGGTCCCCGGCGCGATGGCCCGGCTCGGCACGCGGACGCCCGGCGGGCGCAGCTACGACATCCACCAGGGCGACCTGCAGGTGGACGAGCGCGCGGTGGACGCCGGGATGCGCCTGCTCGCCCGTGTCGCCGCCGGTCAGGACGGGTGA